The genomic region CTTCCGGTACGCCTCGACGACGACGGTGCCGGAGGCGTAGTCGTGGAGGGTCCGGTTCTCCCGGTTGAACAGCGCGACGAGGAAGCCGAAGCTCCCCGCCGTCGTGCCGAGAAGCCAGACCGCGGCGCGGATGAGGCTGGCCCCGAAGCCCGGCGTCCCGCCGTCGCGCGAGACGACGCGCAGGCCGAGCAGGCGCTTGCCGAGCGTGGCGCCCCGCAGGTTGCCGATCAGCTGATAGGCGAAGACCAAGGTCCCCCAGGCGGCCCCGACGAGCGCCAGCAGCTCGGGGGTGGGGGCTTTCGCGAGCGGGCCGAGCAGGAACCAGACGGTCGCGGCCGCGCCGACGGCGAAGGGGACGGCGTCGATCAGGTAGGCGACGAAGCGGTCGCTGAACCGCGCGGCGCGAGTCTCGATGGTCCCGGTCTCCATGACATCAAGTATAGGTGTCGTTGCCGTCTAAATCAAGAACACTCCTTCGGGCCCAGGCGGG from Elusimicrobiota bacterium harbors:
- a CDS encoding RDD family protein, translating into METGTIETRAARFSDRFVAYLIDAVPFAVGAAATVWFLLGPLAKAPTPELLALVGAAWGTLVFAYQLIGNLRGATLGKRLLGLRVVSRDGGTPGFGASLIRAAVWLLGTTAGSFGFLVALFNRENRTLHDYASGTVVVEAYRKSASEGAALFLVGAFAVVGLFGYQVYAGWARPTPSDRAAVAKANEGLAVIAEVQEAYKAKHGTYAASIEQLAEVSGDPAEFRTAMAALFRAEPFKMEAGNRGWRIRAQARDRHHTPVVREGP